The following nucleotide sequence is from Natronosalvus caseinilyticus.
GATGTCCTCGGCGAGGAACTCCTGACCGATTATCATGATCGCAGCGCCTACAGTGATCAATGTCGTCAGGCCCTCGTCGCCGGCCGTCCCCTCAGCGAGGCGTCTGGCAGCGTCGCCCATGAGGTAGGCGCCGGCGAGCATCGACTTGACGTCCCAGACGCCGCGATTGATCATCTCGTCGGTCACAAGTACCTCGTGTTGCCAGATCCACCAGTCGAGTCCGTCGATCCACAGCAGCGCCCCCTCCATCGCGCGGTGGTGCAGCGGCGCGACGGTCTCGTAGGCGACACCTTCGTCGTAATCGTCCTCGGCTTCGACCGGCGGGTAGTTGGGCGTCGGCTGCCACCACGACAGTTGCTCGCGGGCGGTGACAATGTTCGTCACGACAGCGAGTTGCTCGTCGTCGGGGAATCCGAGTTCGGACAACATCCCGGGTAACGAGTCCATTCGGAGCAACTGTCTCGTGGTCGCGTGGATATGTTCGGATGTGAACGCCGGGAGGTTTTCCTCGGCGCTCTCGAAGAACCCCGTCTCCACCAGGTGATCGTTGATCCGCCAGGCCGCCGGCGTCAGGTCCTGGTACGGCGTCTCTCCGTACTCCGGGACGCCGAGATTGCGGAGTTCAGGAATCCGCTCGAACTCGTCTTTCAACTCCGACAACTCCGTGGCGAGCAACGCTGCGTCGAGCGGTTCGGAGAGTCCCTCCTCAACTTTCCGACCCATCGCCGCTAATTCATCCGTCGCCTCGTCTTCGACTTCCGACCGAAGGTCGGCGAGGACGGGCCCGGAAACTGTCACGGGCGTCGAGATCCCTAGCGCCTCCTGGAATTGACGGCGATTAGCTTCGTTTACGACCCCATAACTGTATCTTTTCTGAGGATTGGTACCGTAGGCCATGGCACATAGTAACTCGCCATACAGAGCGTATTAGTAATTTCCATACACACACAATGTGTAATATATTGATTCAGTGAACGACTAGCACATTTATTTATTGATTATGGTTCAGGTAGTTACTGCCTTCCTCGAGTAGCGAACGCGAAATGAGCGCCGTTCGAACGGCACACTGCCGAACGCCGGCCGTAACTGCCGAGAGGGATCCATTAGCCGAAACCGACGAGAAGGCTGTTTCGCAGTCCATACCTTCGTGCTCATCGAAGCGATCGACCGTGGCTGACACCGTGATCTTCGCAGTCACCGTCACTCCGTTTCGGATGCCCGTGACGCGACATCTAGCTCGTTCTAGCGGTCCACAGGATTATGCGGTATCACGTGTCATCTTTAGGCATGGCCACCGACACGGGAATCCTCACTGCCGACCAGCGCGAAAATCTTCAGGGGGAACTCCAACACGACGAGACGGAACGACGGTACGTGAGAGAGCAAGTGCGAAACGCCATCGCCCGGGACGCTCTGGTCCTGTGGGAGAACCTTCAGCCCGACGATAGACGGTGGGTTTTCCGATCGACGGAGCACGGATCGGTCGACAGGTCGGCAGACGCCGATGAGGATCGGAAAGAGGACCGCCGAGAGGCCCTCCCCGTCGGCTCCGGAGCGGCCGCCCTCCTCGCGTTCCTCTACCTCGGTCTGGAGGAGCCAAACACCGACCGGCAAACGGAGGGCTTCGAAGCCACCCTCGGAAACGCGATGGAGCGGGTAGCGAGACGAAACGGCTGGACGCTGGACGAGTTCGAGTTCACCGTTGAGTTCGATCGAGATCGGGACTTCGAGCAACTGCGACGGCGATTCGGTGAGGGCACGGCGACGATCGAAGAGGCAACCGAGCTGCTCCGCCACGACGTCATTACAAACGCGGAGTACGCCGGATACGCCCAGACGCGGTAGGAGACGGGTTCCGTCGCGTTTAGCGGTGACGTCCGGGCTCGAAAAAGGCAGCGTCGCTCCCAGGGGCTCGACCGCGACCCCGTCGCGTACCGTCCGAGTGACGGCACATCTCCCTCGACGCCGGTGCGTATCTCCTACGGATAAGCAACCCATCTCGAACAGGCACGTCCTTCCGAAACCGTGGCCCGTTTACGTTTCGAAACGGTTCGACCATGTAGTGAGTACCGAGGACGAGACCCCGTTCGACGCCTACCGGGAGCACGTCGATCGACCGCTCTGGCGGCTCTTTCGCGAGTACGGACCCGGTCGACTGAGCTGGTTCGGCATCGGCATGGTCGCCAACTTCCTGGCCCGAATGGCGAGTCTGGTGCCGCCGCTGGTGCTGGGGGCGGCCATCGACGCCATCTTCGTCGGCGAGGGAGCCTACTCGCTGCCGGTTGTCCCCGACGCGTGGCTCCCGACGGAGAGCCTCGAGCAGTTCTGGTTCTCGATCACGGCCATCGCCGGCGCGTTCGTCGCCGTCGCCCTCTTCACCTGGATCTACGGGGTGTCGGCGAACCTCTTCGCCCACAGCGTCATGCACGCTGTCCGGGTCGACTGTTTCCGGAAGATGCAGAACCTCGACATGACCTTCTTCGACGACAAGCAGACCGGGGAGGTCATGGCCGTCCTCAACAACGACACCCAGAACTTAGAGCGATTCCTGGACAACGCCCTGATGAACTCCGCCCGGTTGCTCGTGATGGTCGGGGGCATCGCGGGCGTCCTCTTCTACCTGAACTGGCAGCTGGCGCTCGTCACGCTCGTCGCGGTGCCGGTGATGTTCGCCTTCACGCTGTGGTTCATGCGCGTCATCGAGCCCCGATACGTCCGCCAGCGGTCCTCTGTCGGCTGGCTCAACACCCGCCTCGAGAACAGCCTCTCGGGGATGGACCTGACGAAGACGACCGCCAGCGAGGAGTACGAGGTCTCGCGGGTTCGGAAGGCCTCGAAGCGGCTGTTCGACGACACGATGGCCGTCCTCAAGCTCTCGTACGTCTACCGACCGGGGATGGAACTGCTCGCCGGCCTCGCTTTCGCCGCGACCTTCCTCGTCGGCGGCCTCTGGCTTACGAACGGCGCGGCGCCGGGCCCGTTCACGGGAACGCTCTCGGTTGGTGACTTCGTCACCTTCCTCTTTCTGACCCAGCGGATCGTCGCCCCGCTCGCGGAGGTCTCGAACATCGTCGACCAGTACGAGAACGCGAAGGCCTCGAGCGAGCGCGTGTTCGGTCTGCGAGACATCCCCGTCTACGTCTCCGACCCCGACGACCCCGAGCCGCTCGAGGACGTCGCGGGCCGCGTCGAATACGACGACGTGACGTTCAGTTACGCGACCGGTGAGCGGCGGGCCATCGGTGGGGACGACACGTCGGGTGACGGTCTCGAGGCATCCGGCGACGGGAGTCCCGGAAACGATGGTGGCGGCGATAGCGACGGCAACGGTAGCGACGGCCAAGACGACGCAGAAATCGTCGTCGAGGACGTTTCGTTCACGGCGGAACCGGGCGACACCGTCGCCCTGGTCGGACCGACCGGCGCCGGCAAGTCGACCGTACTCAAACTCCTCCTGCGGCTCTACGACGTCGACGACGGCGAGATACGGGTCGACGGCCACGACGTCCGCGACGTTCGCCTCGCGGACCTCCGGGAGTCCGTCGGCTACGTCAGCCAGGACACGTTCCTCTTCGACGGCACCATCGCGGACAACGTCCGGTACGGCCACTTCGACGCCTCCGACGAGGCCGTCCGCGAGGCCGCGAAGGCCGCCCAGGCCCACGAGTTCATCGAGGAGCTCCCCGAGGGCTACGAGACGCGGGTGGGCGAGCGCGGCGTCAAACTCTCGGGCGGCCAGCGCCAGCGGATCGCCATTGCCCGGACGGTCCTGCAGGACCCCGAGATCCTGATTCTGGACGAGGCGACGAGCGCCGTCGACACGAAGACCGAACTCCTGATCCAGCGCTCGATCGACCGCCTGACGGAAGGACGAACGACTCTCGCCATCGCCCACCGCCTCTCGACGATTCGCGAGGCGGACGCGATCCTCGTCCTCGAGGGCGGTCGGGTCGTCGAACGCGGCGACCACGAGGAGCTGCTCGCGGCCGGCGGCCGATACGCGACGCTGTGGGAAGCGCAGGCCGGGACGCTCGATGAGGCGCTCGAGGCGATGGCCGACGGCGGGGACTGAGACGGATCGGTCAGGTCCCCGCCCGCCGAACGGACGCGACCAGGCGCCGGTGGAGGTCTCGGCGGACACCCGCTCGAGCGAGGACGACGACGGCGAGCGGGGTGGCGCTGACGAGGGTGAACAGGCCGCCGAAGAAGACGCCCCCGCCGGTTCCGGCGTAGAGCGTGTAGAGGCTGAGCGACGCCCACCAGAGCGTCAGCGCCCCGAATCCAAGTGCCGCTAACTGACCGACGCGGAGTCCCAGTCCCTCCCTCACCACGCCAACAATGACGAGGATTGCCAGCACACCCGGCAACACGAGTTCGGGGTCGATCGGAACGGAACCCAGTTTCGGCCACGACGGCCACGGCAGGGGCCGGTTGGCGAGCAGGACGACGTCGACGAATAGTACGAAGACTGCGAACACGACTTCGCTCCCTCGATGCAGGGCGCCGGGCGGGCGAATCATCTCGTTTCTCACTCGTCAGATAAGCGTAAAAACATTTCCACGAGCCTGGTTCGCTCGAGTCCGTCAGTGGGTCTCGAGGGGGCACAGCAGCGCTCCAGCCGAGGAAGGGGCGCTCATCGACGGTTTCGAGCGCCGATCAGGCGTCGTCCGCCACGGCCATCGGCCCGTCGACGGTCGCTCGGAGGGTGAACTCGGGGTCACCCTCGTCGGGCTCGAGGTATCCCACGGCGAACCCGGTGTACGCGAGGCCGCGCTCGAGTGCGAGATCGAACGAGGCGACGGTCGTCTCCGAATCACCGGCCGGCCGCACGTCGAGTGTGTAGTCGGCGGCAGGAATCGCAACGTAGTTCGTCGCGTCGCCGAACGCGAGGTCCTCGACGACGGGGGTGTCACCGTCGTTGACGTAGAGGTCGACGGCCGGCGCGTCGGGTGAGGCGTGGACGGCTCGAAGCAGGACGGAGCCGTCGTCGACCAGCACGTGCGGGCGGAAAGTACCACCCTCGAGTTCGCCGATGGCGGCGACCGTGTAGAACGCCCGGCCGAGCCAGAGGTCGCCCTCGAAGGCCACGGTGTCGGCATCGCCCGCTGCCGTGATCGTGACGGTGTAGGTCCCGGGCTGTAGCTCGAGGTACGGCGTCAGGCTCTCGTAGGCCAGGTCCGCGATGACCCGGTCGCCGTCGACGTAGACGTCGACGTTCGGTGCGTCGGGCGAAAAGTGCGCGACGCGGACGGCCGTCAGCGGCGTCTGACGGTCGTCGGCGCCGTTCCCCTCGTGGTCGTCGTCCGATTCCCGTTCGTCGTCTTCGTGTTCGCCTGCGGCGAAGACGGTTCCACTTGTCGCGGCGACGCCACCGGCGAGGCCGAGTGCGGCAAGCGTCCGTCGTCGTGAGACTGGCATGGTGTGAGCGAGTTGGAGGACAGAGGAGCCATAAACCACTACGTCAGTTACGATGACAGTCGGCGCGAAGCCTCGTCCTACGCCGTTCGCTCGAGAACGACAGTCCGCATAGCGAGGACGTACTCGCGTTTCCGGCCACGGGAGGCTCGTCGAACCAATGTCACCGACCGTGAAACTCATCGTCACGTGGTTAATTTCAAATTTACCCAATAGAATATATTGCCTTTCGCCCGCGTAGCCACTCGCATGCGCCGAAGAGGCTATCTGGTGGGACTCGGCACCAGCGTCGGGGTGCTCGTCTCGGTCACCGACGGGGGGCTCGCGACGGCCACGGACCTGTCGGTGCGGATCCTCGAGACGAACGACCCCATCGAGGCCGGCGAGTACCTGACCGTCACGGCGGAGGTAACGAACACGACTGCATCGGAACTCGAGGTCACAGCCGAGTTTCTCGTGGGCGGCGATCCGGTCGGCGGTCGCTGGACATTCCTACTCGAGGGCGGCGAGACCCGCGACCTCGAGTTCAGCCACCTGACCTATCCCGTCCGTCAGGACGTCGAGTTTCCGGTCCGCGTGGAGACGCGAGATGGGAGCGACGAGCGACTCGTCACCGTGACCGGCATCGACGACCTGCCGGCCGACCGCGTGCGACCCGGCTCACAGGTCACGGTCGCGCCCGGATCGACAGTCCAGTTCGAGACCGAACCCGACGACGCGGAGAGCTACGGCGGGGTCACGCACTGGTACGTCGACGACGAGTACGCCGGCTGGTCGATGGGGCCGTGGCAGGCGGAGTACTTCGGCTGGACGGGTCGTGACTACTGGCAGTACACCTTCGACGAGCCCGGCACCTACACCGTTCGAGCGAGCGTCGGCCAGGAAGGGGCGAACGCGACCGCCGAGTGGACCGTCGAGGTCGCCGAGGGCGGGCACGACGGCCCGGCCGTCGAGGCGGTTCGCCCCGTGCCCGGCCGGCTCGCCGTCGGCAACGAAGAGACGGTCGAACTCGCCGTCGACGTTACCGACGCCGAGGGGCGCCTCGAGGAGGTCGTCTGGTGGCTCGGCCACGCCGACCGCATCCTCGAAATCTCCTCGGTCTCGGGCTCATCGGACACCGCAACGCTCGAGGTCGACGGGGCCTCGCTCTGTCACGGGTGTCCGGTGATCGTCTGGGTTCGCTCGAGCGACGGCACCGTGACGACGGCCCAGCCGTGGACGCCCGTCGAACCCGATGGCGGCCACCTGCACGTCTCGATTCAGGAGTCGAACGACCCAGTCGGCGCCGGCGAGCCCCTCGAGTTCGTCCTCGACCTCGAGAACGTCGGCCCGGAGGCGGCGACGCGAGAGGTCTCGATGGTCGTCGGCGGTGAGGTGGTCGACACCCTGACTACCGAAGTCGACGGCGGCGGGACGGACTCGCTGACCCTCGGCTACGACACCTACCCCGTCCGCCAGGACGTCGAGTTCCCCGTCTGGGTGACGACCGGGGACGACGCCGACCACCGAACCGTCTCGGTGTACGCCGACGGTGTGGCCGACCTCGAGATACGAATCCTCGAGACCAATGCGCCGGTCGCAGCAGGCGAGGTGCTCTCGGTGCTCGCGGAGGTCGAGAACGTGGGAACCGAATCCATGACGCGAGACGTTCACCTCGTGGCGGGCGATCGCGTCGCGAGCGAGCAGGTGTCTCTCGACCCTGGCGCGGTCGAGACCCTCGAACTGGGCTACGAGACCTATCCCGTCCGCCGAAACGTCGAATTTCCCGTGTCGGTGTGGACCGAGGGGGCCTGCGACCGCCGACTCGTGCGGGTCTACGCCGAAGGGGTCCCCCCGCTCGTACCGCGAATCAGCGAGGTGAACGACCCCGTCACTGGCGGTGAGCGCCTCGAGGTGACGGTCGAACTCGAGAACCGGAGCGACGGACGCGCGAGCGAGGACGTCTCACTGGTCGTCGGCGGCGAGACCGTCGATTCGGCGTCGGCGACCGTCGAGGGTGGCGAGACGGAAACGCTCGCGCTGGGCTACGAAACGTATCCCGTCCGCCAGGACGTCGAGTTCCCAATCACCGTCGTCGCGGGCGAGGAGCGAGACGAACGGACGGTCTCGGTTCGTGGGGTCGACGGTGGTGGTGGCGATGGGGACGACGACGACGATGGGAGTGACGACGACGATGACGAAGAGGGAGACGGTGACGGCGAAGACGACGGAGACGAAACTGAGGACCTCGAGGTCACCTTCGTCGACTGCTCGCGCGTCGAGGTCACCGGTACCTTCGAAGACGGCGACACGATTATGGCCCACACCGCGTTCAACACCGACCACGGGATCGGAACGACCGCCGGCGAAGACTTCGTCACCATCGGCGAACACGTCCCCGCCCCCTTCTCCGGCACGGTCGTCTTCGAAATCGGCGACGAGCGTGGCGTCTCTGGAGACGGCTCGAGCGCCACCGTCACCGTCGAAGACTACGGCGTGTTGGGGACGGCGATCACCGGAATCGGCGGCCCGAGCGCGATCGGGCCCGAGACGACCCACTCGAACCCCCACGATTGCAGTGAGTCGATCGCCCCGATTCCGCCGGAACTCGAGGTCGCGTCCGTCTCACCCGCGGGGGACGGCTACGACGTGACCTTCGGCTACACGAACGACAACGAGGTATCGATAATCGTCGGGAGTTCGTTCACTACGGGGACCGCGAGTAGCCAGCCCCCGAACGAACTCACAGCCGGCGGCGGGTCGTTCACCGCGCGGTGGACGCCCCAGAGCGGAGACGAGCGCCTCGAGTGGACGGTCGACCTCTCGGCGTTCGGAGGGCAGGAGCCAATACGGGTGGCGACGCAGGCGGCGAGTGCGTACGGTGACGGCGAGGAGCCCAGTAGTGACGACGGCGCGGAAACTGACGATGATGGTGAGACAACCGACGGAGCGAACACAGACGGCGATGGCGAGACCGATGGCGAAGGTAGTGAAAACGACGACGCAACCGACGATACGAACGAGACG
It contains:
- a CDS encoding ABC transporter ATP-binding protein, which codes for MSTEDETPFDAYREHVDRPLWRLFREYGPGRLSWFGIGMVANFLARMASLVPPLVLGAAIDAIFVGEGAYSLPVVPDAWLPTESLEQFWFSITAIAGAFVAVALFTWIYGVSANLFAHSVMHAVRVDCFRKMQNLDMTFFDDKQTGEVMAVLNNDTQNLERFLDNALMNSARLLVMVGGIAGVLFYLNWQLALVTLVAVPVMFAFTLWFMRVIEPRYVRQRSSVGWLNTRLENSLSGMDLTKTTASEEYEVSRVRKASKRLFDDTMAVLKLSYVYRPGMELLAGLAFAATFLVGGLWLTNGAAPGPFTGTLSVGDFVTFLFLTQRIVAPLAEVSNIVDQYENAKASSERVFGLRDIPVYVSDPDDPEPLEDVAGRVEYDDVTFSYATGERRAIGGDDTSGDGLEASGDGSPGNDGGGDSDGNGSDGQDDAEIVVEDVSFTAEPGDTVALVGPTGAGKSTVLKLLLRLYDVDDGEIRVDGHDVRDVRLADLRESVGYVSQDTFLFDGTIADNVRYGHFDASDEAVREAAKAAQAHEFIEELPEGYETRVGERGVKLSGGQRQRIAIARTVLQDPEILILDEATSAVDTKTELLIQRSIDRLTEGRTTLAIAHRLSTIREADAILVLEGGRVVERGDHEELLAAGGRYATLWEAQAGTLDEALEAMADGGD
- a CDS encoding DUF4397 domain-containing protein, whose product is MPVSRRRTLAALGLAGGVAATSGTVFAAGEHEDDERESDDDHEGNGADDRQTPLTAVRVAHFSPDAPNVDVYVDGDRVIADLAYESLTPYLELQPGTYTVTITAAGDADTVAFEGDLWLGRAFYTVAAIGELEGGTFRPHVLVDDGSVLLRAVHASPDAPAVDLYVNDGDTPVVEDLAFGDATNYVAIPAADYTLDVRPAGDSETTVASFDLALERGLAYTGFAVGYLEPDEGDPEFTLRATVDGPMAVADDA